TCGATTCCTTGAATAAGGATTTGCGCAGGCTGCCCGCTTGATCCGCCGCAGAAGCCAATTGATCTGCCAGAATAATCAGTACGATTGATGGCGGGATGATCTGCCCCAATGTGCCTGAGGCGGCTATGGTACCGGTTGCCAAGGACGGGGAATATTTATTGCGCAGCATCGCAGGAAGCGAAATAAGACCCATTGCAACCACTGTTGCGCCGACGATACCGGTGGTGGCAGCTAATAAGGCGCCCACGAAGACAACTGAAATGCCCAACCCGCCCCGCACAGGACCAAACAAGCGAGCCATCGTCACCAAAAGATCTTCTGCGATCTTTGAACGTTGCAGCATGATGCCCATGAAAATGAATAAGGGGATCGCAATCAGCGTATCGCGTTCCACTTCCCAATAGACGCCGCGCAGATTTAAAACCCCGGCTGAGATCCATTCAGAAGGCCCGCCAGAGTGAAAATAGCTGCTGACATCGCCTTCAAACGCGTAGCCGCTGATTGCAGCGATAACGATTGTGATGATCGCAGAGCCCGGCAGCGCGAAGGCCACGGGATAGCCCGAGCCCAATGCAGTGGCCATTATGAGGATCAAAATTAAGAGAAAAAACAGTTCCATGATGACCTCAATGACCGGTTGGATTTATTTCGCGTTTGCCGGGTTCGCCGCAAACATCGGCCCAAGCTTCCAGCATATAGCTGACAAATTGGATATACATCGTAATTGCAAACACGCCCAGGAAGGCAGCCATTTGGTATTTGATAAACAACCCGATGGACGCGGCTTGACTGACTTCAAAATTCAGAATGGGCATGTTGATCAATGCCTGTTTGCCATCAAGGCCGATCAAGAGGATCGCCCAACAGGTCGACAGGCCCAGCAAGATCGTCCCAATGAAGTTTGCATAGCCTTTTGTGCGCTCACGCAGGCCAGCATAAACGATATCAACGCGCACATGGCCTTCGTCGTATAAAGTATAGGCAGAAGCAAATAGAAACAGCGCGGCATACCAATAGCGCACCAGATCACCCATAAACGCCTGTTCATACGAGAAGACGAATCGCGAAACCACGATTGCCAATTCGGCAACCACGATCAACAGAGCCAACCACAAAAACCCAGCTGTGCGCGTGATCGCGCCGAGAATGAAGCCAACAACAAGCAGTGGTATGTGGATTTTGAGGCCAACGAAGAACGGTTTGTTCAGATCTTTTGCTGCGCCCTCCCAGAGCAAGCTTTCGGCCAGCCCTTCCACGCGTAAAAAAGCCACAGCCACATCTGCCATACCAACCAGAAACACGCCCCAAAACAATGATCTAACCAGATAGAGGTTTAACCGATGGATGCGATCTGCATCCTGACGCAGGGCCGTTCCAGGCGTTCCTCGGGCGAATAAAACCGCCGCAAGCATCGGAATTAAATACACCAACATTGGCAGCGGGTTGTTCCAACGCAGCTCGGTGTCACTTTGAAAAGAAAGGTTCAAAACATTATTGGTTAAAAATGCCAACAACATCGCCAGCAAGGCCCAAGAAACTGCTCTTATGGTCACCGCGCTTTTTGCCTGCGGATGACCGGTGTGTCCCGTGTCCGGCGCTGTCATTTTGTCACCTGTATATTGATAAAACAAATAAAAAGAGTGCGTGTAATCAAACACGCACTCTTCTGGTTCGGGTTAACCGATATCGAATACGCGGTTACGCTGGTTCAAGAACGTTGTCTCGAATTGCGCGAGCATGCCGCCAATTTCGCGCATGCCTTTTTGATAGGCATCGTCAACTTCGGTTGCCAAAGCAGAGTGATCGCGTGTTTCTTCAAACACTTCCAATGCGCCTTCGCCCATTGCATCCCAAACATCATCGTTAAAGTTACGCACTTCAACGCCTTGCTCTTCAACAAGTTTGGTCAGGTACTCACCGTTACGCGCCATCGTCTCGTCATGCGCCAGCGCATGCTCTTCCGCAGCGGCGGCTTGGATCACGTTTTGCTCATAATCACTTAGGCTTCCCCACCATTCAGCGTTCATTCCCAGCGCAATACAGCTGCCTGGCTCATGCATACCACCGGTATAGTAGTACTTAGTCGCTTCATAGAACTTCAAGAAATAGTCGTTCCATGGGCCAACCCACTCTGTGGCATCGATTGAACCTGAAACCAGGTTTTCATAGATCTGGCCGCCGGGCAATGACACGGTTGAAGCGCCAAGCTTTGACAACACCGTTCCGCCAAGGCCGGGAATACGCATTTTCAGGCCTTTAAAATCATCACCGCTTTCGATTTCTTTGTTGAACCAACCGCCGGCTTGGGTGCCTGTTGAGCCAACTGGAATTGCTTTCAGACCGAATTCGCCCGACACTTTATCCCACAGTGCCTGTCCACCTCCAAAGCGGATCCATGCTGTCCATTCCTGCGTGGTCATGCCAAATGGAACAGATGTAAAATAAGCAAAGGCCGGGTGCGTTCCGATCCAGTAATAATCCGCCGCAATGTAGGCTTGGCTATTGCCAGATGCCACTTCGTTAAACGAATCAAACGCGCCAACACGCTCGCCCGCAGCGAAATATTCAACATTCAACGCACCGTCAGAAATCTCACCGACGCGGCGCGCGAAACGCTGAGCAGATGTTCCGAGGCCTGGGAAGTCACGCCCCCAAGTTGCGACAACGGTCATGGTCTTGCCATGACCACCGGCAACGGCGGGTGCCGCCAAAGCAGCGCCAGTAGCGCCAATTGCAGCGCCTTTTAAAAACTTACGACGTTCCATACAGTTTCTCCTCACTGTTTAGTTTTTTACAGGGCAGTCCTCCGAGCCCCAATATTGGTCAAGTTATCTAACCAGTTTGCGGATCGCAACTAATTTGTCCCTTGCACGTAGTGTAATTAGCCGTTTCTGAGGACAAGGCAAGGTTTTTCAAGCCTGTCAGCCCGCCTGCAAAGGCCATTGCCGTTTTTAGGATCATTTGGGATTTGCCGAAGTAATTGCAGCGTCAGGAGAAAAATTTCGCTAAAGTGATTCCAGCTTGTTCCAGTGACCTGCGTACAGATTTGGCAATTTCGAGAGCGTTTTGCGTATCCCCATGCAGACAAATTGTATCAATTTTGGCTTTTATATGCTGCCCCGAGCGCGTGATGATACTGCCGTTTACCACCATTTGTGTGATCCTATGAGCCGCCAGCGCCGGATCATGGATCACCGCACCCTCGATTGAGCGATCCACCAGCGTAGCATCCTCATTATAGGCCCGATCGGCAAAAATTTCGCCAACATATCGACAGGGCAAGCTTTGCGCGACCTTTTCCTGAGCACTCGCCGCTAGCACCATTAAAATGGTCTCCGGCGCGACTGAAAGCGCGGCTTCATAGGCGTCATAAGCCAGCTCTGCATGTTCCGATGCCATGTTTGACAGCGCGCCATGCAGTTTAATATGGCGAATTTCAGCGCCAACGCTGCGCGCCATCGCCTGCGCCGCCCCGATCTGATAGCGTATTTGATTTTGTAACGTGGTTTTGGATAGGTGAAGCCGCCGCCGTCCAAACCCTTGCAGATCGTCAAAGCCCGGATGCGCGCCGATACCGACCCCGCAATCCTGCGCCTGTTGCATCGTTTGCTGCATCACATCTGGATCCCCTGCGTGAAAGCCGCAAGCAACATTGGCCGAGGTGATCACCTGCAAAAGAGCGCCGTCATTGCCCATTTTCCAGGGGCCGAAGCTTTCCCCCATATCTGCATTCAAATCAATATTTTTCATTGGTTTGTATCTCCTGCATCGAAGGCCGACACTACGCCTCCGATCAATTGAAACGACAAGAGGTTTTTCATTTTATACGGATCTTTCAACAATGGATGCAAGCGGTCAGATAATTGAGATACGCGTTCATTATACTGATTTTGATATTCAAGCGCTTGTTCAAGCGATAGAAATTTAAACCTAATCTTTGCATCTAAGCCGGCTTGCGCGATTTTTGGTAGATCACTTGGAAGCACCGTTCCAATCCGTGGATAACCGCCGGTGCTTTGGCATTCAGGCATCAAGACGAAGGGGCGTCCATCGCCCGTCATTTGAATATCCCCCGGCACGATGATTTCAGAAAGTATTTTGAGTTGATTGCTGATTTGAAACGGCGCGCCTTCAAAGTCTAATTTAATGCCCATCCGGTTGGCCCGAATGTCGCGCGTAAAAATTGTATTTTCGAAGCGCGCGCGCTCAGCTGGGCTGAAAAGATCGGTTTGAACCGAGGCGACGATATGAACGCAGCCTCCTTGGAAGCGATCTTCTACCTCCAATTTTTGGCCGATAAAGGGTTTCTTATCCGGGCCGATCGGCAGAGTGGCGCCTGCAGCCAACGCCTCGCCGATTCCAATCGCATGATGCGCAGCACGGGCCTTCAAAAAAACTTCTGTGTCAAAGCCGCCTCCCACCGACAAATAGGCATATGTGCCCGCTTGCACCCCCCCTAAGCGCAAAATTGCCCCATCTGGCAGGTGATGCGCGGCGTTCCAAGCCAAGGGCGTGCCGTCAAGCTCTGCCTTCATCGGGGCACCGGTTAATGCAATTTTCATATCACCTTGAGCTTGGAAGACACCGCCAAACCCAGCCATCTCTAGCGCCCCATCGCCGCTGAATTGCCCAAGAAGTACGGCGCCTTCCTCTAAAGCCAAACAATCTGCTGCGCCCGATTTCGAAAGCCCTTGAGCCAAATACCCCGGGCGGCCAAAATCTTGAATGCTTGCATGAGCGCCACAGGAGAGGATCTTTAGCCCGGCCATCACAAAGCGCGAATCACTGCACCGCCATCACCGCTGTGATCTTGGCTTTTAAGATTAAAGAGCTGTTCTGCCGATACGGATTGCAATTGCAATTCATCCCCCGGGCGCAGCGCAAAGGGATTATCGGGCTGTTGGGGGCGAAAGCATTGAAAAGCGGTTTGCCCAATATGGCGCCAGCCAGTTGGGTTATCGGCGGCAAAAATTATCACTTGCCGGATCGCCACGACCAATGCGCCGCCGGAGACTTTTGGGTTCACATGCTCCATGCGCGGAATATCCCAAGCCGGTGGCAACTCGCCGGCATAAGGTTGGCCCGGGGCGTATCCTATGGCCATTACCCGCAGCGGCGCAGCGGTCAAGCTTTGGATCGCTGTGGCTCTGTCCATCCCGGCCAGCTCTGCCGCTTGGGATAATTGTGGCCCGTTTCCAGTATCAAAAGCGCAGGGAATCACAAATATACGGCGCCCTCGGGGCAGCGCGGCCTGATACCAATCATGCTGCCCAAGCAACTCTGCGAGCTGCGCGCGCATCTGGGAATGGGTCAGGGCAGCTGTGTCAAATCGCAG
The sequence above is drawn from the Rhodobacteraceae bacterium IMCC1335 genome and encodes:
- a CDS encoding TRAP transporter small permease subunit produces the protein MTAPDTGHTGHPQAKSAVTIRAVSWALLAMLLAFLTNNVLNLSFQSDTELRWNNPLPMLVYLIPMLAAVLFARGTPGTALRQDADRIHRLNLYLVRSLFWGVFLVGMADVAVAFLRVEGLAESLLWEGAAKDLNKPFFVGLKIHIPLLVVGFILGAITRTAGFLWLALLIVVAELAIVVSRFVFSYEQAFMGDLVRYWYAALFLFASAYTLYDEGHVRVDIVYAGLRERTKGYANFIGTILLGLSTCWAILLIGLDGKQALINMPILNFEVSQAASIGLFIKYQMAAFLGVFAITMYIQFVSYMLEAWADVCGEPGKREINPTGH
- a CDS encoding twin-arginine translocation signal domain-containing protein, which encodes MERRKFLKGAAIGATGAALAAPAVAGGHGKTMTVVATWGRDFPGLGTSAQRFARRVGEISDGALNVEYFAAGERVGAFDSFNEVASGNSQAYIAADYYWIGTHPAFAYFTSVPFGMTTQEWTAWIRFGGGQALWDKVSGEFGLKAIPVGSTGTQAGGWFNKEIESGDDFKGLKMRIPGLGGTVLSKLGASTVSLPGGQIYENLVSGSIDATEWVGPWNDYFLKFYEATKYYYTGGMHEPGSCIALGMNAEWWGSLSDYEQNVIQAAAAEEHALAHDETMARNGEYLTKLVEEQGVEVRNFNDDVWDAMGEGALEVFEETRDHSALATEVDDAYQKGMREIGGMLAQFETTFLNQRNRVFDIG
- the pxpA gene encoding 5-oxoprolinase subunit PxpA, which codes for MKNIDLNADMGESFGPWKMGNDGALLQVITSANVACGFHAGDPDVMQQTMQQAQDCGVGIGAHPGFDDLQGFGRRRLHLSKTTLQNQIRYQIGAAQAMARSVGAEIRHIKLHGALSNMASEHAELAYDAYEAALSVAPETILMVLAASAQEKVAQSLPCRYVGEIFADRAYNEDATLVDRSIEGAVIHDPALAAHRITQMVVNGSIITRSGQHIKAKIDTICLHGDTQNALEIAKSVRRSLEQAGITLAKFFS
- a CDS encoding urea amidolyase, producing the protein MAGLKILSCGAHASIQDFGRPGYLAQGLSKSGAADCLALEEGAVLLGQFSGDGALEMAGFGGVFQAQGDMKIALTGAPMKAELDGTPLAWNAAHHLPDGAILRLGGVQAGTYAYLSVGGGFDTEVFLKARAAHHAIGIGEALAAGATLPIGPDKKPFIGQKLEVEDRFQGGCVHIVASVQTDLFSPAERARFENTIFTRDIRANRMGIKLDFEGAPFQISNQLKILSEIIVPGDIQMTGDGRPFVLMPECQSTGGYPRIGTVLPSDLPKIAQAGLDAKIRFKFLSLEQALEYQNQYNERVSQLSDRLHPLLKDPYKMKNLLSFQLIGGVVSAFDAGDTNQ
- a CDS encoding carboxyltransferase domain-containing protein, whose protein sequence is MPADATLETVKKGDGDVQQGLKYPRIVPVGLNGFLVQFSGGLNEASNRAALAFKAAIDQQAWHGIEETSSTLASSFLRFDTAALTHSQMRAQLAELLGQHDWYQAALPRGRRIFVIPCAFDTGNGPQLSQAAELAGMDRATAIQSLTAAPLRVMAIGYAPGQPYAGELPPAWDIPRMEHVNPKVSGGALVVAIRQVIIFAADNPTGWRHIGQTAFQCFRPQQPDNPFALRPGDELQLQSVSAEQLFNLKSQDHSGDGGAVIRAL